A region of the Deltaproteobacteria bacterium genome:
GACACCCTGGCCGATCCCGACCATCTGCGCCGCCGTCTGGGCTATCTGCCGCAGCAGATCGGGGCCTATCCCGGCATCAGCGGCCGGGATCTGCTCGACCGCTTCGCCTGGCTCAAAGGGCGCACCGACAGCGCCGAGCGCCGAGCCGAAGTGGAAGCGCTTCTCGCACGGGTCAACCTATCCGACGCGGCCCACCGCGCCGTGGCCACCTACTCCGGCGGCATGATGCGGCGTTTCGGCATCGCCATGGCCCTGATCGGATCGCCGCGCCTGCTTATCGTGGACGAGCCCACGGCCGGACTCGATCCGGCCGAGCGCAACCGTTTTCACCGGGTTCTGGCCGACGTGGCCGAGGCTGCGGTGGTCCTCTTGTCCACACATATTGTCGAGGACGTGGAGAACCTGTGCGCCCGGCTGGCCATCATGGCCAAGGGCCGCATCGTGGCCGAGGGCGCGCCCGGCGAGCTGACCGCCCGTCTCCAGGACCGTCTCTGGTCGCGGGTCGTGCCGCGTGGCGAAGACCTGCCCAGGGCCATGCGTCTGACCGCCGCGCCCGAGGGCACCCTGGCCGTGGTCCTGGCCGAGGACTGCCCCGGACCAGAGTTCACGCCGCGCCGGGCCACCCTGGAAGACGTCTACCACGCGGCCCTGGCTGATGCCGGCGTGACCGACGAGGAGGCGTAGATGAATTTTTTCCTGCGTGAGGCCTGGAACGAATTCCGGGCCGGACTGCGCGGCGGCGTGCTGCCGCTCATCTACGTCGTGCTGACCGGCTACATCCTCATTGTCATGACCAGCGCGGACAATCTGCAAAAAATGGGCGCCATCGACATCCCGCGCAATGCTCCGGGGCTGGTGTATCTGATGACTTCGGGCGACGCCTTTTTCCTGTTCTTCGCCTGGGCCTGGATTTTCGCCCAGCCCATTGTCCGCGACCGCAACAGCCATCTGGACGAAATCGTCCTGGCCGCGCCCCTGTCCCTGTGGCGCTTGCTTGCGGCCCGCTATGTCGGCGCCCTGGGCGTGGCCCTGGTCATCGGCACCTCGCA
Encoded here:
- a CDS encoding ATP-binding cassette domain-containing protein; the encoded protein is DTLADPDHLRRRLGYLPQQIGAYPGISGRDLLDRFAWLKGRTDSAERRAEVEALLARVNLSDAAHRAVATYSGGMMRRFGIAMALIGSPRLLIVDEPTAGLDPAERNRFHRVLADVAEAAVVLLSTHIVEDVENLCARLAIMAKGRIVAEGAPGELTARLQDRLWSRVVPRGEDLPRAMRLTAAPEGTLAVVLAEDCPGPEFTPRRATLEDVYHAALADAGVTDEEA
- a CDS encoding ABC transporter permease, with translation MNFFLREAWNEFRAGLRGGVLPLIYVVLTGYILIVMTSADNLQKMGAIDIPRNAPGLVYLMTSGDAFFLFFAWAWIFAQPIVRDRNSHLDEIVLAAPLSLWRLLAARYVGALGVALVIGTS